A section of the Hemitrygon akajei chromosome 8, sHemAka1.3, whole genome shotgun sequence genome encodes:
- the LOC140732548 gene encoding uncharacterized protein — translation MGRGVGRRLDGERGWGEGWMGRGWGEGWMGRGGGEKVGWGEGLGRRLDGERGWGEGLDGERGWGEGLDGERGWGEGWMGRGWGEGWMGGEGLGRRLDGRGGGEKVGWGEGVGEKVGWGEGVGEGWMGRGGGEKVGWGEGVGRRFGWGGVGRRFGWGEGVGRRFGWGGVGRGGGEKVGWGEGVGEKVGWGGVGEKVGWGEGVGKR, via the exons atggggagaggggtggggagaaggttggatggggagagggggtggggagaaggttggatggggaggggttggggagaaggttggatggggagagggggtggggagaaggttggatggggagaggggttggggagaaggttggatggggagaggggatggggagaaggtttggatggagagagggggtggggagaaggtttggatggagagagggggtggggagaaggttggatggggaggggttggggagaaggttggatgggg ggagaggggttggggagaaggttggatgggagagggggtggggagaaggttggatggggagagggggtgggggagaaggttggatggggagagggggtg ggagaaggttggatggggagagggggtggggagaaggttggatggggagagggggtggggagaaggtttggatgggga ggggtggggagaaggtttggatggggagagggggtggggagaaggtttggatgggga ggggtggggag agggggtggggagaaggttggatggggagagggggtgggggagaaggttggatggggaggggttggggagaaggttggatggggagagggggtggggaaaag ATAG